CGCGCGGGCGAACTTGTCCCGGACGAACACCGGGCCGTCCGGCGCCTCCGCTGCCTCCGCTCCGTCCGGCGCGTCCGGCGCGTCCGGTCCGCCGGGGGCGTCCGGGCGTCCCGTGGTGCCGCCGAGCCGCTCCACCCGCCGCCACAGCTCCGGCCCCGGCACGTTCACCACCAGCTCCGGGCGGGCCGCCAGGTTGCGCGCCGTCCAGCCGCTGCGGCCGAGGCCCAGCACCACCGTGTGGTGCAGCGCCCAGGCCGAGGAGATCGGCGCGAGGTTCGCCGAACCGTCCGGGTTGACGCTGCTCACCAGCACCACCGGGGTGCCGAAGTACAGGATGTGCGGCTCGATGACGCGGTGGGAGGGGGCCGGGGAAAGGTCGTTTCGCATGCCGCCGACCGTAGGACCGGGACGCTTCGGCCCGCGCCGAAGCGTCCGCCCGGCAGGATGGACGGATGGACACCCCGACCGGCACCCGCTCCCTCGCCGCGACGGCGGCCCTGCTCGCCGACCCGACCCGGGCCGCGTTCTGCCTCGCCCTGCTGGACGGCCGTGCCTGGACGGCCGGCGAACTCGCCCGCAGCGCCGGGGTCGCGGCCCCCACCGCCACCGGCCACCTCAACCGGCTGGTCGGCGCCGGACTGCTCGCCGAGGAGCGCCAGGGCCGCCACCGCTACCTGCGGCTGTCCGGCCCGGCCGCCGCCGAACTGGTCGAGGCACTGGCCCAGTTCGGCGACCGGGACGCCCCCGCGCTGCCCGCCCGCTCGCTGCGCACCGCCCGGCAGCAGGGCGAACTCGCCCGCGCCCGCACCTGCTACGACCACCTCGCCGGGGCGCTCGGCGTCGCCGTCACCGACGCGATGACCGCCCGCGGCCTGCTCGACGACCGCAACGGGCTCTCCCTCACCGCCGCCGGGGCCGACTGGCTCGCCGCGACCGGCATCACCGTCCGCCCCGGCCGCCGCCCCGCCGTCCGGCCCTGCCTGGACTTCACCGAACGCCGCCCGCACCTGGCGGGCGCCGTCGGCGCGGCGCTCTGCCGGCACGCGGTGGACGCCGGCTGGGTGCTGCGGCGCCCGGACAGTCGGGCGCTGCGGGTCACGGAGGGCGGGCGGGCGGCGCTGCGCGGGCTGCTGGGGGTGGAGTGCTGACCGGGCGGCTCCGCGGGTGGCCGGGGCTCAGCCGGTCAGGCGGCCGTCGTGCATCTCCAGGACCCGGTCGACCCGGCCCAGCAGGTCGCGGTCGTGGGTGACCATCACGGTGGCGGTGCGGTGGACGCGGGTCACCTCCGCGAGCAGGTCGACCACCTGGGCGCCGCGTTCGTGGTCCAGTGCCGAGGTCGGCTCGTCCACCAGCAGCACCGAGGGGCTGCCGAACAGCGCGCGGGCGATGTTCACCCGCTGGCGCTCGCCGCCCGACAGCCGGTGCGGGCGGCGGCGCTGCTTGCCGCCCGCCAGGCCGACCGACTCCAGCAG
This is a stretch of genomic DNA from Kitasatospora fiedleri. It encodes these proteins:
- a CDS encoding winged helix-turn-helix domain-containing protein, with the protein product MDTPTGTRSLAATAALLADPTRAAFCLALLDGRAWTAGELARSAGVAAPTATGHLNRLVGAGLLAEERQGRHRYLRLSGPAAAELVEALAQFGDRDAPALPARSLRTARQQGELARARTCYDHLAGALGVAVTDAMTARGLLDDRNGLSLTAAGADWLAATGITVRPGRRPAVRPCLDFTERRPHLAGAVGAALCRHAVDAGWVLRRPDSRALRVTEGGRAALRGLLGVEC